One Rhizobium sp. NRK18 genomic window carries:
- a CDS encoding pyridoxamine 5'-phosphate oxidase family protein, which produces MSDVMDKTERTRLRRMHERGHFDRETVNGILDAMPLCHVGYILDGRPAVTPTLQWREGNHVYWHSSSASRAGRLSAGMDVCLTVSMLDGMVMARSAMHHSVNFRSVMIYGKATKIDDPEIKLTKFRNMIEAYFPGRWDLLRPVSAQETKATMVLSLPIEEASAKVRTGGPKDDEEDYALPIWAGVVPISFSVGAPISDPLNLPGVETPDHATNFRIG; this is translated from the coding sequence ATGAGCGATGTGATGGACAAGACGGAACGCACGCGGCTGCGGCGGATGCATGAGCGGGGACATTTCGACCGGGAAACGGTCAACGGGATCCTCGATGCGATGCCGCTCTGCCACGTCGGCTACATACTGGATGGCCGGCCGGCAGTGACGCCGACGCTGCAGTGGCGCGAGGGCAATCATGTCTATTGGCATTCCTCGAGCGCCAGCCGTGCGGGCCGGCTTTCGGCGGGGATGGATGTCTGCCTGACGGTCTCGATGCTTGATGGCATGGTGATGGCGCGCTCGGCTATGCATCACTCGGTCAACTTTCGTTCGGTGATGATTTACGGCAAGGCGACCAAGATCGACGATCCGGAGATCAAGCTCACCAAGTTCCGCAACATGATCGAGGCTTATTTCCCGGGCCGCTGGGACCTGTTGCGTCCGGTTTCGGCGCAGGAGACGAAGGCCACCATGGTGTTGTCGCTGCCAATCGAGGAAGCGTCCGCAAAGGTCCGCACCGGCGGTCCCAAGGACGACGAGGAGGATTATGCCCTGCCGATCTGGGCAGGCGTCGTTCCGATCTCGTTTTCCGTCGGCGCGCCGATTTCCGATCCGCTCAACCTGCCGGGTGTCGAAACACCCGACCATGCGACGAATTTCAGGATCGGCTAG